Part of the Streptomyces europaeiscabiei genome is shown below.
AACTGGCCGGAGACGACACCGGGCACGATGGCCGCCCCGCCCTGCGCGAGCGTGGGCTCCAGTTCGAGCCCGCGCTTGCTGTAGAAGCCCTTCTTCTCACCCAGATACAGGGGGGCGACGTCGATGATGGGGATGACGCCGAGCTTGAGTGTGGTGGTGCCACCGGATGCCGAGTCACCGCCGTCCGACCCGGAGCCGGACGAACCGCAGGCCGTCGCGGTGACGAACAAGGTGCCGGCCGCGAGACCGATGAGCAGACGACGCATGACTCCCCCTGGTGGGAACGCTCTTCGACAGACTGTGCGCACACCGCACGGAAGTGCTCAGCGGGAAGGTAGAACGCCGTCGGCCGCGGGTCAATGGCCTGGCCCCGCAAGGCCGTTGACAGTTGCAGAAGTGTGCTCCTAGCGTGCGCAGAGCGCACCGTCGTGCGAACGGAGCGCACGTGCCGCGCTTCGTTCGTGCGGCTTTCGTGTGGGTCCCGTGCGGATTCCGTGCGGTCTTTGTGCGTCTTCCTGGAGGCGACGATGCCCGATCGAGACCGGTTCGGCGGGGCCCGCGAACCGCACTTCGTCCGGTCCTTCGAGAGGGGCCTCGCGGTCATCCGGGCCTTCGACGCCGAGCGTCCCGCGCTGACCCTGAGCGAGGTCGCCCGGACCTGTGGGCTGACCCGGGCCGCCGCCCGCCGTTTCCTGCTCACCCTCGTCGACCTCGGGTACGTCCACACCGACGGCCGGCTGTTCCGGTTGACCCCGCGCGTGCTCGAACTCGGCTACGCGTACCTGGCGAGCTTCACCCTCCCCGACCTCGCCGTGCCGCATCTGGAGCGGCTGGTCGCGCAGGTCGGGGAGTCGTCCTCGCTGTGCGTCCTCGACGGCGACGACGTCGTGTACGTGGCGAGGGTGCCGACGAGCCGCATCATGACGGCCTCGATCACCGTGGGCACCCGCTTCCCGGCCCATGTCACCTCGGTCGGCCGGGTGGTCCTCGCGCATCTGCCGGACGAGGAGATCGAGGCCCGGCTCGCTCGCGCCGACCTCAGGCCCCTCACCCGGCGCACCCTGACCTCCACCGACCAGCTCAGGGCCGAGCTGCGCCGCGTACGCCGCCAGGGGTACGCCGTCGTCGACCAGGAACTGGAGGAGGGGCTCCGATCGGTCGCCGTCCCGGTCCGGGACCGGGACGGCGAGGTGGTGGCCGGCGTGAACATCCCCGCCCACGCCGGCCGCACCTCGGTCGAGTCGGTACGCCGCGACCTGCTGCCCCACCTGCTGGCCACGGTCGCCCGGATCGAGGCCGACCTGTGCGTGACGCGGACGGCCACGGGCCGGGCACGGGCCGTGGCCCCGGAACCGCTACAGGTCGAGCACCAGCCGTGATCCGTGGCACCGGGACACACAGATGAGCATGGTCTCCCCGGCCTCGCGCTCCTCGTCGCTCAGCACCGAGTCGCGGTGGTCGGGGGTGCCGTCCAGGACGTCCGTCTCGCACGTCCCGCAGGTGCCCTCCGCGCAGGAGTACAGCACCTCGACCCCGGCGGCCCGCACGGTGTCGAGCACGGAGACCCCGACGGGAACCGTGACGGTCTTCCCCGTCCGCTCCAGCACGACCTCGAACTCGGTGTCCGGGCCCGTCTCCTGCACCTTGGGCTGGAACCGCTCGACCCTGAGCGCCTTCCCGGGGCACCGCTCCTCGACCGCGTCGAGCAGGGCGCCGGGCCCGCAGCAGTAGACGAGGGCGTCCTCGGGCAGGCCGTCCAGCACGGATCCGAGATCGAGCAGTCCGGTCTCGTCCTGCGGGGCGAAAGTGACCCGGTCCCCGTAGCCGCCCAACTCCTCCCGGAACGCCATGGACGCACGGCTGCGCCCGCCGTACAGCAGGGACCACTGAGCGCCCGCCGCCTCGGCCGCGGCCAGCATCGGCAGGATGGGTGTGATGCCGATGCCGCCGGCCACGAACCGGTAGCGGGGCACGGGCTCCAGGGCGAAGTTGTTGCGCGGCCCGCGCACCCGGACCTTGTCGCCCCGCGCCAACTCCGTGTGCACGTACGCCGATCCGCCGCGCCCGTCGGGCTCCCGCAGGACCCCGATCCGCCAGCTGTGCCGGTCCGCCGGGTCACCGCACAGCGAGTACTGGCGCTCCAGCTCCGGCCCCAGCAGCACATCGATGTGCGCGCCCGGCTCCCAGGCGGGGAGTTCCTCGCCCAACGGATGCCGCAGGACGAGGGCCAGCACGCCGTCGGCGGCGAACTCCCGCCCGTCGACGACGAGTTCGGCCTCGTACGTCGACGGCGAAGGCGAAGGTGAGGGGGACGAGGTCATGAGCTGTTTCCTTGCGGCTCGTGTCCTTGGGGGTGGGCGAGCATCCACTCCCACATCTCGATGGGGTCCTGCGCGGTGTGCTCGCGCCCGCAGTGACAGGTGCCGTGCAGGATGTCCGTGCCCGGCAGCCAGTCGATGCGGTAGACCTCCCCGGTCCGGAAGGCGGGAGGTGTGCTCACAGGACCTTCTCCACCGGCTTCTCGCCCTGCTCGACCAGCCGGGCGAGGATACGGCGGGCGGCCAGACCACCGGTGTCGATGTTGATGCTCAGCTCCTGGTAGCCGGTGCGCTCGGTGCCCAGCGTCTCCTGGAGCAGGTTCAGCGCGACGACGTCCTGCATGACGACCGTGTGGTTGTTGCCCTTGAGGAACTCGGTGACCTCGTCGCTCTCGGTCGCCCAGTCCCGGGAGACCATCCAGAAGTCGTAGACCTTGCCGTCCGCCGACGGGGTGATCGCGTAGGTGATCTCGGTGTGGAAGCCGTTCGGGTCGCTGCCGTCCGCCTCGGGGACCACACCCACGGGGGCGATCCGGCTGTGCAGCAGATACAGGCACGGCGCGAAGTACTCGATGTCCTGCCAGCGCGTGATCCGGCCCTCGATGCCGGTCGACTTCGCGTAGAACGGCGGGCACTCCGCGTCGTCCATGTGCCGGCTCACCCGTACGACGCCCGCGCCCTCGTCGACCTCGGTGGTGATCGGCGTCTCGGCGACCTCGGGGGTGCCGATGTAACCGCCGTGCAGATAGGTCTCGTGGGACAGGTCGAGCAGGTTGTCGACGAGCAGCCCGTAGTCGGCGTCGATCGGCTCCATGCCGCGCACGGTGGTCCAGCCGGGAGCGGCCAGGTGCTGGGCGCGCGGGATGGTCTGCGGGTCGGCGAGCGCCGGGTCGCCTATCCACACCCAGATCAGCGAGTCCTGCTCGACCACGGGGTACGAGGCCACGCGTGCCGTCCGCGGGATCCGCTTCTGCCCCGGCACGTACACACAGGCGCCCGTCGTGTCGTAGGTGAAGCCGTGGTAGCCGCACACGATCCGGTCCCCGTCCAGCCCGCTCTCCGACAGCGGGTACCGGCGGTGCACACACCGGTCGTGCAGCGCCACCGGCGTGCCCTCCTCCGCCGTCCGGTAGAAGACGATCGGCTCACCCAGGATCGTCCGGCCGAGCAGTTCCCGCCCGACCTCTTCGGCGTAGGCGGCGACGTACCACTGATTCCTGGCGAAGGCGGTCATGTGAGGCATGGCGATCCCGTCCCTGAGAACCCTGAGCGCGGAGCCGCGTCGCCCCGCGTGTCACCACATTCGTGAGCGGGCACGGGACCCGGCAATACCCCTTCCGTCAGACGGAAGCCGCTTTGCGCGGCCGTGGCGCGCCGGCCCGGCGCTGTTCGCGCGGCGGCCCCCCACGTGTCACATCCGCGCCACGGACCCTTCCCCGGCGTTGGTTCCTCTTGGACCATTCCTTGCGCGCAGGTCACATCCGACGCACCACGTCAGGACAAGAGGTCATCCACCCATGCCTGAAGTCAACCGGCGGCGATTCCTCCAGGTAGCGGGCGCCACGACGGCGTTCAGCGCACTGTCGGCCAGTATCCGGCGGGCCGCGGCGCTGCCCGCGCACCACCGTTCCGGCACGATCGAGGACGTCGAGCACATCGTCGTCCTCATGCAGGAGAACCGGTCCTTCGACCACTACTTCGGCGCCCTGAGAGGAGTAAGGGGCTTCGGCGACCCGCATCCGGTGACGCTGGACAACGGCAGGAGCGTGTGGCACCAGTCGGACGGCACGAAGGACGTCCTGCCGTTCCACCCCGAGGCCGACGATCTCGGGATGCAGTTCCTGGAGGGCCTGCCGCACGGCTGGCCGGACGGGCACGCCGCCTACAACGGGGGCAAGTACGACCGGTGGGTGCCGGCCAAGGGCACGACGACGATGGCGTATCTGACCCGCGAGGACATCCCGTTCCACTACGCCCTCGCCGACACCTTCACGGTCTGCGACGCCTACCACTGCTCGTTCATCGGCTCGACCGACCCGAACCGCTACTACATGTGGACGGGGTACACGGGCAACGACGGCAAGGGCGGCGGCCCCGTCCTCGGCAACGACGAGGTCGGCTACGACTGGACGACCTACCCCGAGCGCCTCGAAGCGGCCGGGATCTCCTGGAAGATCTACCAGGACGTCGGAGACGGCCTGGACGCGGCCGGCTCCTGGGGCTGGATAGCGGACGCCTACCGGGGCAACTACGGCGACAACTCCCTGCTCTACTTCAACAGGTACCGGGGCGCCGAGCCCGGCGACCCCTGGTACGACAAGGCCCGCACCGGTACGAACGCCAAGGCCGGCGACGGCTACTTCGACCTGCTGAAGGCGGACGTCAAGGCGGGCAGGCTGCCGCAGATCTCCTGGATCGCCGCGCCCGAGGCCTTCTCCGAGCACTCCAACTGGCCGTCCAACTACGGCGCCTGGTACATCTCCCAGGTCCTGGACGCGCTCACCTCCAACCCGGCCGTCTGGGCGAAGACCGCGCTGTTCATCACGTACGACGAGAACGACGGCTTCTTCGACCACCTCGTGCCGCCGCTGCCGCCGCGCGACGCCTCCCGCGGCAAGTCCACGGTGGATGTGGCACCGGACCTCTACAAGGGTGACGCCAACCGTGTCGCAGGCCCCTACGGTCTCGGCCCGCGCGTACCGATGCTGGTCGTCTCCCCCTGGAGCAAGGGCGGTTACGTCTGCTCGGAAACCCTCGACCACACCTCGATCGTGCGGTTCATGGAGCGCCGCTTCGGGGTGAGGGAACCGAACATCTCGCCGTGGCGGCGGGCCGTCTGCGGTGACCTCACCGCCGCGTTCGACTTCTCCCACAAGGACAGCCGGCCGGCCGCGCTGCCGGACACCGAGGAGTACGAGCCGCAGGACCGGGAGCGGCACCCCGACTACAGGCCGGCGGTGCCGGCGGACCCGAGCATGCCGAAGCAGGAGCGGGGGCTGCGACCGGCCCGGCCGCTCAGGTACGCGCCCAGGGTGGACGGTTCGACCGATCCGAAGGCAGGGACCCTCACCCTCACGTTCGCCTCCGGTGCCAAGGCGGGGGCGGCCTTCCTCGTCACCTCCGGGAACCGTGCGGACGGGCCGTGGACGTACACCACCGAGGCGGGCAAGGCCGTGTCGGACACGTGGAACTCCGCGTACTCCGGTGGCTCGTACGACCTCACGGTGCACGGTCCGAACGGCTTCCTGCGGGTCTTCGAGGGGCCGGGGAAGGCATCGACGGCCGGGCCCGAGGTGACCGCGCGGCACGTCGGCGACGATGTGGAGCTGACCTTCACCAACAAGGGCTCCGGCGCGGTGAGTCTGAAGGTCGGGAGTGCGTACGGTGGCCGCTCCCGCAGGGTGAGGGTGCGGGCCGGGGCGACCGTCCGGCAGGTCGTGGATCTCCGGTCGAGCAGGCGCTGGTACGACCTGACCGTCACCGCCGACGGGGGGTTCCTCCGGAGGTTCGCCGGGCACGTGGAGAACGGGCGGGCGGGGGTGAGTGATCCGGCGCTGGGGTGGCGGCAGGGCGACCGGTAGCTCGGGGCGCGTGTCCCTGGGCGACTGCGGCTTGCACGTGGTTGAGCGCGCAGGTCCCCGCGCCCCCTGAAGGCCTATGGCCCCAGCGCGCGCGGCCCTGCCGCCGGCACCGCCCCGGCGGCGGCCGCCGCGCCGCCGGGTGCCGCCTGCCGTCCCGACTGCGGGCAGTCGTGCCGCTGGGGCGGCACGGGTGGGCGCAGTCGACGCCCTGCCAGCGCCGGCAAGCACCTCGTCCCGACGCGCTCAGAGGGGAGTAAGGTGCCCCGGTGCCGCAGAGCCCTGCTGGAGCGGGAGCGGTGACGGCTCCGTCGGGGCGTGGCGGGGTTCCAGTGCGAGCACGGCCGCCACCGGGTGGTCCTCGTCCACCGGGGCAGGGCCCATCGGTTGGATCTCGACCACCGGTGTCACCCTGGTCAGCAGCACCACGCCCCGCGCCGCCACCACCGCTCCCGCCACCGCGAGCGACACCCCCGCGACGCCGCCCCGCAGGCCCTCGCCGAGGAGGGAGAGGCCGATCACGGCGGCGGCCAGGGGGTTCGCCAGGGTCACGACCGCGAGGGGCGCGCCGAGGCCCCCTCGATACGCGGTCTGGGAGAGCAGGAGACCGCCCACGGCGAACGAGGCGACCAGGAGGGCCACCACGACGACCTCGACGTCGAGGAGGGAGCCCGAGCGGTCGGTCGCGGC
Proteins encoded:
- a CDS encoding IclR family transcriptional regulator domain-containing protein, with product MPDRDRFGGAREPHFVRSFERGLAVIRAFDAERPALTLSEVARTCGLTRAAARRFLLTLVDLGYVHTDGRLFRLTPRVLELGYAYLASFTLPDLAVPHLERLVAQVGESSSLCVLDGDDVVYVARVPTSRIMTASITVGTRFPAHVTSVGRVVLAHLPDEEIEARLARADLRPLTRRTLTSTDQLRAELRRVRRQGYAVVDQELEEGLRSVAVPVRDRDGEVVAGVNIPAHAGRTSVESVRRDLLPHLLATVARIEADLCVTRTATGRARAVAPEPLQVEHQP
- a CDS encoding PDR/VanB family oxidoreductase; this encodes MTSSPSPSPSPSTYEAELVVDGREFAADGVLALVLRHPLGEELPAWEPGAHIDVLLGPELERQYSLCGDPADRHSWRIGVLREPDGRGGSAYVHTELARGDKVRVRGPRNNFALEPVPRYRFVAGGIGITPILPMLAAAEAAGAQWSLLYGGRSRASMAFREELGGYGDRVTFAPQDETGLLDLGSVLDGLPEDALVYCCGPGALLDAVEERCPGKALRVERFQPKVQETGPDTEFEVVLERTGKTVTVPVGVSVLDTVRAAGVEVLYSCAEGTCGTCETDVLDGTPDHRDSVLSDEEREAGETMLICVSRCHGSRLVLDL
- a CDS encoding aromatic ring-hydroxylating dioxygenase subunit alpha — protein: MPHMTAFARNQWYVAAYAEEVGRELLGRTILGEPIVFYRTAEEGTPVALHDRCVHRRYPLSESGLDGDRIVCGYHGFTYDTTGACVYVPGQKRIPRTARVASYPVVEQDSLIWVWIGDPALADPQTIPRAQHLAAPGWTTVRGMEPIDADYGLLVDNLLDLSHETYLHGGYIGTPEVAETPITTEVDEGAGVVRVSRHMDDAECPPFYAKSTGIEGRITRWQDIEYFAPCLYLLHSRIAPVGVVPEADGSDPNGFHTEITYAITPSADGKVYDFWMVSRDWATESDEVTEFLKGNNHTVVMQDVVALNLLQETLGTERTGYQELSINIDTGGLAARRILARLVEQGEKPVEKVL
- a CDS encoding phosphocholine-specific phospholipase C, whose translation is MPEVNRRRFLQVAGATTAFSALSASIRRAAALPAHHRSGTIEDVEHIVVLMQENRSFDHYFGALRGVRGFGDPHPVTLDNGRSVWHQSDGTKDVLPFHPEADDLGMQFLEGLPHGWPDGHAAYNGGKYDRWVPAKGTTTMAYLTREDIPFHYALADTFTVCDAYHCSFIGSTDPNRYYMWTGYTGNDGKGGGPVLGNDEVGYDWTTYPERLEAAGISWKIYQDVGDGLDAAGSWGWIADAYRGNYGDNSLLYFNRYRGAEPGDPWYDKARTGTNAKAGDGYFDLLKADVKAGRLPQISWIAAPEAFSEHSNWPSNYGAWYISQVLDALTSNPAVWAKTALFITYDENDGFFDHLVPPLPPRDASRGKSTVDVAPDLYKGDANRVAGPYGLGPRVPMLVVSPWSKGGYVCSETLDHTSIVRFMERRFGVREPNISPWRRAVCGDLTAAFDFSHKDSRPAALPDTEEYEPQDRERHPDYRPAVPADPSMPKQERGLRPARPLRYAPRVDGSTDPKAGTLTLTFASGAKAGAAFLVTSGNRADGPWTYTTEAGKAVSDTWNSAYSGGSYDLTVHGPNGFLRVFEGPGKASTAGPEVTARHVGDDVELTFTNKGSGAVSLKVGSAYGGRSRRVRVRAGATVRQVVDLRSSRRWYDLTVTADGGFLRRFAGHVENGRAGVSDPALGWRQGDR